The sequence below is a genomic window from Providencia rettgeri.
GGTTTATTTTGGCCATAATTTTGCGATTGCTTTAATACCTGCGATTTTACTGGGGATCTTTGTGGCTGCATTTGTTCCAATGACGGCGGTATTCCCAAGTATTGAGCCACACCATAAAGGTGCTGCGGTCTCAATTTATAACCTTTCAGCGGGGCTGAGTAATTTTGCTGCACCGGCAATAGCCAGTTTAGTATTACCTTTCTTTGATATTGTGGGCGTTGTTTGGGCATATACAGGTTTGTATCTCTTTGCAGGAATACTGACATTTTTTATTAAAGTGCCACAACCTGGATTTGAAAATAATCGCAAAATAAAATCAGTGAAGTCGATGACAGAACAACAAACCAGTCATTAATTTACTTTATCTAATATTTATCGAGTCCTGTAGATAGTGAATATCTATGGGGCTTTTCTTTATTTAAAGAAACGCTATTGTCGTGACAAAGTAAATTGCAGATGAAGGGATATCGTCCTTTACAACAGCAATATAAAGAGAAACGGTTTAAAAAGAAAATAAAGTAGAATATTTCCTATAAATAGAAATATGATTCATATTTATAAGGTGATTTTTTATCTTGTTGCGATTTTTATTGAAAATACAGCACTAGACAATAGAATATAATTTCATAGACTAAAAAACAATCTATAGTCAATTCGTTTATTAAAAGAAATTTAAATGACATAAAATATTAGATTACAAACCTGCATTTAGAGAATGTTAAGGCACTTACCCATTTCGATGTTATATCTGACTATTAAATTCACTGTATACCTTTATTCCAAGCAATTTAAATCCTGTTTGACTCTCTATACATCTGAATTTTCGGTGTTATGATGAATTTTGTTGCAATTTTGTATGTTTGCAGCGAAATACTCTCTACATTGGTGTTTTGTTGTGCCAAATAAAATTTATAATCTAATCCTAATTAAAATTAATAGTTTTCAATACCAAAAAATAATCTAATAAAAAAAGATAAGTGCGGGGAAAAAGTTATGTCACAGATGTTAGCTCTGTTTCTGATAGTGGGAATATTATATATCGGGGATGCTATAGCCGTTAGAACTAAGGCTTGGATCCCCTCCGTATTTGTATGCGCAGTGCTCTTTCTTTTAGGTTATTGGACTATTTTCCCGAAAGATATTGTAAGTATTGCCGGTATTCCTCAAGTAGTTGCGGTGACCTTGATGTATTTGTTAATTACAAATATGGGAACCTTATTATCGCTAAAAGAATTGTTGCGCCAATGGAAAACCATTCTTATCTCCTTAGCTGGGATTTTAGGTATCATTTTCTTAACCTTTATTATTGGGGTTGCCTTATTTGATTTAAACACGGTATTAGTTGCAGTTCCTCCGCTAGTTGGCGGTATTGTTTCTTCGTTAATTATGTCAAAAGGTGCAGCTGAGGCAGGTTTGGTTGACCTTTCGGTTTTCGCAATCTTAATTTACGTTATGCAGGGATTTGCTGGCTATCCATTAACAGCCATAATGTTAAAAAAAGAAGGACGCCGGGTTCTAGAGAAATATCGAAGTGGCCAATGGCAGGAAACTTTATCAGTTGATGGCGCCAAAGAGGTTGAAGTGAAAACGGTGGTATCTGAAGATGAAATGCCACGTATGTTTAAAAAAATTCCTAATCACTATAACACCAGCTATTTTAAATTCTTGCGCTTAGCGGCGGTAGGGTATTTGGCTTATTTGGCGTCGTCCTTTGCTGCTCCTTATGTGAGTATTAGCCCATTTGTATTGTGTTTATTATTTGGTGTTATTGCCTCTTCATTAGGTTTCTTAGAAAGACAGCCGCTACAAAAAGCCAATGGCTTTGGGTTCGCAATTATGGCTTTAATGTTGTTTATCTTTGATACATTAAACCATGCGACCCCGGATATGTTATTACGCCTAGTTTATCCGATGGTGGTGTTAATTTGTGCTGCGGTTATTGGGATGTACCTTGCATCATGGGTCGTTGGTAAAATATTAGGTGTTACCAAAGAAATGGCGTTTGCCGTTGCGCTAACGGCATTATATGGTTTCCCAGCAGATTACATTATTACGAATGAAGCAATAAATGCATTAACGAAAGACGAAAAAGAACGCCAGGTATTAACTAGCCATATGTTAGGGCCGATGCTAGTTGGTGGCTTTATTTCTGTGACCATGGTGTCTGTCGTGCTAGCCGGTATCATGGTGGCTTATATTGTTCCAATTGCAGGGTAAAAAATAATGGAAACAAGTACTTCAAGAATTCAGCGCCATTTAGAACAGTTGGCAGAATACACCGCAACTCCGGGTCAGGGTACTACGCGGATGAGCTACAGCGAACAAGATAAACAAGCTCGTGCTTATCTCAAACAAGAAATGGCTGCGCTAGGCTTGCAAGTCCGTGAAGATGCGATTGGCAATATCTATGGGCGTTTAGAAGGCCTGCAAGCTGATTTACCTGCGGTTATTGTGGGCTCTCATTTCGACTCAGTTCCTCATGGAGGGGCATTCGATGGCCCCGCGGGGATTGTTACGGGTTTGGATGTTGTCGCGCGCATTCGCGAGCAAAACTTAACACCAAAGTATCCCTTAGAAGTGATCGCATTAGTTGAAGAAGAAGGTACCAGTTTTGGCCGCGGTTTGATGGCGTCGAGTGTAATAACAGGGCTGATAGGCACAAAAGAATTATACCAATTGAAAGATAGTCAGGGCGTGAGTGCCGCGAAACGTATGGCTGATGCAGGGTTCAATGCAGACAATGCATCCCAAGCGGTGCTTGACCCTAAAAAGGTTAAAGCATTTTTAGAGCTACATATCGAACAAGGTCCAGTATTAGAACAGGTCAATGAAGATGTAGGGATCGTAGAAACCATCGTTGGTATCAGTCAGTTAGAAATTAAACTGACAGGTAAAGCTGGCCATGCAGGTACTACGCCAATGAATATGCGAGCCGATGCATTAGTGTGTGCGAGCCAAATTATCAGCCAAATTCCTAAACTCGCGAAAGCGGCGGGCGATAATACCGTTGCGACAGTGGGGCGTTTAGCGGTATTACCGAATGGGGCGAATGTTATCCCAAGCGAAGTCACCTTTAGCGTCGATATCCGTTCTAAAAATGATGTCGCGTTACGTAAAGTAATTGAGCAAGTAATTGAGTTAACAGAACAAATAAGTGATTCGTTAGCTATTTCAAGCGATATTGTTCAGCCGTTATATGTTCAGCCAACGGAGCTCAATAGCGATATTCATCAACTGATGCGACAGCATGCCAGCGACCAAAACTTACGTTTTCGTTCAATGGTCAGTGGTGCAGGGCATGACACAATGATTTTTGCGGGTATAACTCAAACAGGGTTGATATTTGTGCCAAGCCGTAATGGGTTAAGCCATCATCCTGATGAATGGACGGATTATGCACAAATTGCACGCGGGGCAGATGTGATGTTTGCTACTGTTAAATCATTAATAGAATGTTAATAAATTAGCTAGATAAAGTATCTGGCTGTGTAATAGGGTAAAAGGTAGAAAAATGATCAACAAAATAATTACAGCCGCAATCAAAAAACACACACCTGAAATGATTGCTTTTCGTCGTGATCTACACGCTCACCCTGAACTACCGTTTGAAGAAATACGCACGACAAAACGTATTGCTGAAGAATTAGACAAAATTGGAATAGCGTATCGATTAACTGAGCCTACAGGTGTCATTGCTGAAATTAAAGGCGGTAAGCCAGGTAAAACGGTTGCTCTACGTGCAGATATCGATGCTTTACCCGTTTTAGAGTTAAATGATTCATTAGAATATAAATCAACAATTGAAGGAAAAATGCATGCTTGTGGCCATGATGCTCACACCGCAATGCTATTAACCGCAGCCAAAGCGCTATATGAGGTGCGTGAAGAATTAGCGGGTAATGTACGTTTAATTTTCCAACCTGCTGAAGAGATTGCTCAAGGCGCATTAGCTATGATCAAGCAAGGTGCAATCGAAAATGTCGATAACGTTTTTGGCATGCATATTTGGACAACCACACCATCTGGAAAAGTGTCTTGCAATGTGGGTGGGTCTTTCGCATCCGCGGACTTACTGAAAGTCACTTTTAAAGGACGGGGTGGCCATGGTTCAATGCCAGAGGCCACCATTGACGCTGCGGTTGTTGCGTCTGCATTTGTTATGAATTTACAAGCGATAGTTTCCCGAGAAACGTCTTCTTTAGACTCAGCGGTGGTCACGATAGGTAAAATGGATGTCGGGACTCGCTTTAATGTCATCGCTGAAAATGCGGTGTTAGATGGCACGGTACGTTGTTTTGATATTGAAACTCGTAACCGCATCGAAGCGGCTATCCGTCGTTATGCGGAACACACGGCGGCTATTTATGGGGCGACGGCACACGTTGATTATATCTATGGGACATTACCAGTTATCAATGAAGAGCGGAGCGCGTTACTGGCTCAATCCGTGATTTCGCAAGCTTTTGGTGAGCAAGCGCTGATTAATGAAAGACCGACACCGGGCGGTGAAGATTTCAGCTTCTACATTGAAAATATCCCAGGATGCTTTGCTCTACTAGGCACAGGAAATGCCGAAAAGGACACTCAATGGGCACATCATCATGGCTGCTTTAATATTGATGAAGACACGATGGCGACAGGTGCTGAGCTTCATGCTCAGTATGCATGGAGCTATTTACAGCAACAGGAGTTTTAATTGAGCCTGTTAATGCTATTAGGGTTAGTTGTTTTACCAATACCAGGATTACCACTAACCCTACTGCCGATTTATTTTGGTTATTAAGATAAGTTAAGAGCGCGAATAGCGGCGAGTTGTGTAGCCGCTATTAATTATGATGAATAAAAATAGCGTCTCTTAAACGTTGTTGTTGTTCAAATCGTTGTTCTTGGTTGATTTGTGGATCATGGGATAGCTGCATTAGCATTTCATTCATATTATGAACTGAGTTTTCATCAATCAATCGATTTACTTTTTCAACAATTTCATCATAGTAGGACATCACACAGGCTCCAATTAATATTCATTAAAGTTATCATAACGCAAAATCTATTGGGTTAGATAGGCGATTAATTCTGTTTGTCGATCACCATAACCGCCATCGTATTCGGTTCTAAGGCTCGCATTATATGCGGCTCATCCCCAGGGTAGTGAATATAGTCGCCAACCTGTAACTCAACAGGGTTATCCAGTGGGCCGACTAATGCTCTGCCGGACATAATAATGATGTGCTCGCTGACGCCATGCATATGAGGTTCTGAAATACGATCGCGGCCGGGCTGGGCCACCACAGTATAAATATCACGTCGCGAATCTGCGGGAGCTGATGAGAGCAAAAAGGCCAAATAATTTGCGTGCTCAGCACTAACAGGTATCGCCTCCCCATGGCGGATCACCGTGACAGCTTCTTGTTTCTCTTCAATTAATCGCGCGAAAGGAATATCTAACGCCACACAAAGTGCCCATAAGGTTTCAATACTTGGGTTACCACTACCCGATTCCAATTGAGAAAGTGTCGATTTAGCGATACCTGCTTTGCGAGATAGTTCTGATAGGGATAGCCCGCTTTTTTGTCTTTCACGAACAAGGGCTTTCGAAATCAACTCAATGGGAGGAGAAGGTAGATTCAATTTTCATTTCCTATTTAGATTGCACTTTACACTACATGTCGACATAATGAACGAATGTATTATATATCGAACAGTCTAGGAATGCTAACGTCAATAAGCTCAACATTAAATCATAGCACAGTGAAAAACATAGCTCTTGTCTGTTTTGCTGACTTAATTGTCGGCATTTCTTATGGCGCATTGGCGCTTTCACAAGGATTTGACTGGTGGGTACCACTCACTTTATCTATTTTGGTGCTCGCAGGGGCGTCTGAGTTTTTGTTTATCGGTGTTATTTTTGCAGGAGGTAGCCCGCTTTCTGCTGCACTTGCAGGGTTATTAGTGAATTCACGACATATTCCTTTTAGTTTTGCAACCAGTGATTTAACGGGTAAGGGAGCAAAGTCATTACTGGGCTTTCACATCATGAATGATGAGAGCGTTGTATTTGGTTTAGCTCAAGAAACTGAATCAGAAAAACGTGCGGCTTTTTGGTTGTGTGGAATAGGTATTTTACTGTGTTGGCCAATAGGTGTCGTAATAGGTGAGGTATTGGGTAGCTTTATCAGTGATACACACATATATGGGATGGATGCGATGTTTCCTGCGATTATTTTAGCGCTTTCCTTGCCTGCATTCTCAGATAAACGCCTGAGGTTAACTGCAATAATTGGTGCGGTCATCGCGGTTGCAACTACACCGATATTGCCTGCAGGGATCCCTGTATTACTCGCGCTATTGAGCTTGGTTATTTATATAAGGAAATAAATGATGACAAATAACCCATGGTTAATTATTAGCGGTATCTTACTGCTGGCGGTTGGTACTTATTTAATGCGAGCATCAGGGGCTTTGCTGCGCGGTCGAGTAGTCCTTTCGGAGAATAGCAAAGTATTATTTTCAGCAGCAGCTATTGTTATTTTATTCTCGGTTGCGGCCACATCTACGTTATTTTCCGGTGATGAAGTTTCTGATTGGCCTAAAATTGTAGGGGTGTTAGTGGCAGGGATACTGACATGGTTTAAAAAGCCATTTATTATCATTGTCTTGTCAGCTGCGATTGTGACTGCGTTACTTAGGTTAATTTGAGACTAACTTGAGGTTAATCAGAGCTATTTAACCTGAAGAAAGGTTACTATGAACAATGGACTGAACCGCCGCTAATTTGAATCGTGCTGATTTATGTAAGCTTTATAACTAACAGATAAAATAGCCAACAGATAAAAAAAGTAGCCCCGACTTGAAAGGAGTGGGGCCACTGAAATTTACTCAGTTAGATCTTTTATTGTTTCAGAAGAGCCATTTTTTTGGACAGAGGCAATCCCTTTAAGCGCAGATTGCTTCGATGCATACATTTCACTTTTAGCAATCACTTCGTGATTTGCTGCTTTTAAAACGAAATAGTAAGGCTGAGCAACGTCTTTAGTGGATTTTTTTAATTCAAAATACCCCATGATAAGCTCCTGATTTTCTATTGAAAGGATGTTAAACAAAGTGTTAATAAGTCGCAGTTATTAACAATCTGCTTGAATTAAGATTAGTCGCTATTAGGTGTTATTACTAGGGGAAAGGGTTCAATTCAGATAAACTTTTTTCTAAAAAAAAGCCCCTGTGATACAGAGGCAATCGTAGGATATATAGAACTCTTTATTATTTAACTAAAATATCGGTTTTTACTCTCTACAGCTATCTGGTTGTACTTATCGATATAAAAGGTTTTGCCGATAACTTAATTAATATTCATTAATATTAACTATTGATTTGCTGCTGGCGCGCTAATTGGTTTCGGTGTTGGCATCGTATTCATTGCTTTAAATTCAGGGACTTCTATCACGGTAACTTTGACAATATAGCGTTTGCCATCTTCAATTTTTGGGGTATTATTGGCCAGTTTTTTTGCAGTTTCATTTGGTGCCGTCGTTTGTTCTGCAACGCTATATATTATGTTGTGGTGGTTACCCATGTGTTGACGAGGCATTTTCTGGTTAACGCCATTTGCTGCCGCGGTAAAACCCACGGTTAATAATGCTAATGCTAATAAACTGGTATTTAATTTTTTCATTTCAATTTCCTCTGTATTGTTGATGAGTAAATCATTCACCAATTCATTTTGCCCCGCAATCGCTTTTACCTCCCCTGACGGAAGCTCCATAATTACTGCACTTTTTATTCAAGCTTGTTCCATAATTTTTATAAAACAGTGGGTTAGTAGACGATAATTTACATTTTTAGACCACTTGTGCTAATGCAAATTTCAGTGCTGGAGACATCAAGGAGGATCGTCTAGGATGATAAGTTAGGTTCGTAAAACTCTTACAAAGTGAGTGTGTATGTCAGATAAAAAAATTCCCCTTTCTTTACTCGATCTTGCGCCAATTATTGAGGGTTCCACAGCGAAAGAGGCCTTTGCTCATTCCCTTGACATCGCCCAACTCGCAGAAAAACTGGGTTATCACCGCTATTGGTTAGCGGAACACCACAATATGACGGGGATCGCCAGCGCCGCTACGTCGGTATTGATTGGCTACCTTGCCGCGAATACGCAATCACTACGACTCGGTTCTGGTGGCGTGATGTTGCCGAACCATTCACCGTTGGTGATTGCAGAGCAATTTGGCACATTAAATACACTTTACCCTGAGCGTATCGATTTAGGCATAGGACGTGCACCAGGAAGTGATCAACGAACGATGCAAGCGTTACGCCGCCATATGAATACGGATATCGATAATTTTCCTCAAGATGTGGCTCAAATTGTCAATTGGTTTGATGCAACTAACCCAGATCCAGTCGTGCGTCCCGTTCCGGGATTTGGTGAAAAAATCCCCGTTTGGTTATTGGGTTCAAGCTTATACAGTGCAAGGCTAGCCGCGCAAATGGGACTGCCATTTGCCTTTGCTTCCCATTTTGCCCCTGATTTATTGTTGCAGGCGCTGGATGTTTATCGTGCTAATTTCCAGCCATCGCAGAGACTCTCTAAGCCGTATGCGATGGTGTGCATCAACATCATTGCCGCGGACACTCAACGTGAAGCGGAGTTTTTATTTACCTCGGTGCAGCAAGCGTTTGTCATGTTACGTCGTGGCCAGCCTTCTCAATTGCCTGCACCAGTCGAGAGTATGGAAAATATCTGGTCGCCTGCCGAGGAATTTGGTGTTCAACAAGCACTAGGTATGTCATTGGTAGGGGATAAAACTAAAGTACGCCATGGGCTAGAAACGATATTGCGACAAACTCAAGCCGATGAAATTATGGTCAATGGCCAAATTTTTGATCATCAAGCTCGTTTACACTCTTTTGAGTTGGCAATGCAGGTCATGAACGAAATTATGTAATGTATATAGTGGAATGCTTAACACCAATGCAAGGACGCATTTTCAGGCTGGGTTTAAAAAATGATAACCCAGAAAAATCTGGGTCATTGACGGCTAGCAAGCTATTTGTGGTTGATGAGGCTCTAAAGGGGGTAAACCATGAGCAGCACGTGCTCTATCGCAGGCCTCATTGTAAATACCATCCTGCCAAGATTGTTCGAACTCACGACACGGTGTGGGTCTTTGTGCATAAATCGAACAAGAGACACACTCACCAATAGTGCCTTCTAAGGCCTTACAGCGAGTATTTTGTTTTTGATTAGTCCCCTGCATACAACTCATAAAGGGGGTGACCTGCTCGGTTAAATGTTGGGGCACAATACCGCCTCCACTTTCAGCTTCAGCCCAATAAAAAGAGACGCGAAAATAGGCACAACACGCACCGCAGCTGACACAAGGGTTATCTGAAGGATCAGTTTTTAGGATATGGACATTATTAGTCATATTAAAAAACCATAAATGATTGTTGATAAATCCCCATAGGAAATGGGGGGACGCAACACAAGCAGGAAGCTCAAGAAAACGTTGCTCAAATTTTATTATCTTATGTAATCCCAGCTTATTGCAATAGAACTCAGCACAAAAAACTGGGTTTTTTGATATTATCCAAGGTAAATAAAATCAAAATAGTTATAGCAACGATAAAAAAACCTGCCGAAGCAGGTTTTCTGATATAGATAACAGTTTAATTATTAAACATGTTTTAAATCTGCATCATCATTTTGATTGAATATTGCTTTATCTGTTTCACCCATCAACTGGCTGGTCACTGTCCCTGCTGTCATTGAACCACTGACATTCAATGCAGTACGGCCCATATCAATTAACGGTTCAACTGAAATCAATAGGGCAACTAATGTGACAGGTAAACCCATCGCTGGAAGTACAATTAACGCTGCAAAAGTTGCACCGCCACCGACACCGGCAACACCCGCTGAACTGATAGTAACGATACCAACGAGTGTTGCTATCCAGAGTGGGTCGAATGGGTTAATGCCCATTGTTGGTGCGACCATCACGGCTAACATTGCAGGATAGATACCCGCACAACCATTTTGCCCAATTGTTGCACCAAAGGATGCAGAGAAACTAGCAATCGATTCAGGGATACCAAAACGACGTGTTTGTGTTTCAATATTCAGTGGAATACTTGCAGCACTTGAACGGCTAGTGAATGCAAAGGTTAAAACAGGGCCTGCTTTTTTAAAGAACTTAATCGGGTTCAAGCCTGTTGTCGCAACTAAAATGCCATGTACAACAAACATAATGCCTAACGCAACATAGGACGCAATAACAAAAGTTCCTAGGTTGATGATGTCATGTAAGTTTGAACTTGCTACGACTTTAATCATCAGCGCCATCACACCATACGGCGTTAAACGCATGACTAAACGAACTAATTTCATTGCCCAAGCCTGCATAACATCAATCGCTGCTAAGGCTTTTTCACCACGTTCTTTATCGTCTTTAAACAATTGTAGTGCGGCAACACCCAGGAAGGCGGCAAAAATAACGACACTAATAATTGATGTTGGGTTTGCACCCGTTAAATCCGCAAATGGATTTTTGGGAATAAACGATAAAATTAGTTGAGGTACGGTTAAGTCGGAAACTTTCCCAATATAGTTGCTTTCTATTGCAGATAAACGTGCTGTTTCGGATTGACCTTGAACTAAGCCTTCTGCAGTTAAACCGAATACATTGGCAATTAAAATACCTACTAACGCTGCAATAGCAGTGGTAAATAACAAGGTGCCAATTGTTAAAAAGCTTATTTTACCCAGCGAAGACGCTTTATGTAGCCTTGCCACTGCACTTAGTATTGAAGCAAACACCAATGGCATAATCACCATTTGTAATAGCTGCACATAACCATTTCCGACAATATTAAACCACAGAATGGAGTCTTTTACCGTTTGGTGGCCACTGCCATATACGAGGTGCAGTACTACCCCATAGGCAACACCGAAAACCAGGCCAACTAACACTTTCTTAGATAGGCTCCAGCCTTTAGCCCCTA
It includes:
- a CDS encoding Zn-dependent hydrolase; this encodes METSTSRIQRHLEQLAEYTATPGQGTTRMSYSEQDKQARAYLKQEMAALGLQVREDAIGNIYGRLEGLQADLPAVIVGSHFDSVPHGGAFDGPAGIVTGLDVVARIREQNLTPKYPLEVIALVEEEGTSFGRGLMASSVITGLIGTKELYQLKDSQGVSAAKRMADAGFNADNASQAVLDPKKVKAFLELHIEQGPVLEQVNEDVGIVETIVGISQLEIKLTGKAGHAGTTPMNMRADALVCASQIISQIPKLAKAAGDNTVATVGRLAVLPNGANVIPSEVTFSVDIRSKNDVALRKVIEQVIELTEQISDSLAISSDIVQPLYVQPTELNSDIHQLMRQHASDQNLRFRSMVSGAGHDTMIFAGITQTGLIFVPSRNGLSHHPDEWTDYAQIARGADVMFATVKSLIEC
- a CDS encoding amidohydrolase, with translation MINKIITAAIKKHTPEMIAFRRDLHAHPELPFEEIRTTKRIAEELDKIGIAYRLTEPTGVIAEIKGGKPGKTVALRADIDALPVLELNDSLEYKSTIEGKMHACGHDAHTAMLLTAAKALYEVREELAGNVRLIFQPAEEIAQGALAMIKQGAIENVDNVFGMHIWTTTPSGKVSCNVGGSFASADLLKVTFKGRGGHGSMPEATIDAAVVASAFVMNLQAIVSRETSSLDSAVVTIGKMDVGTRFNVIAENAVLDGTVRCFDIETRNRIEAAIRRYAEHTAAIYGATAHVDYIYGTLPVINEERSALLAQSVISQAFGEQALINERPTPGGEDFSFYIENIPGCFALLGTGNAEKDTQWAHHHGCFNIDEDTMATGAELHAQYAWSYLQQQEF
- a CDS encoding DUF2526 family protein, whose translation is MSYYDEIVEKVNRLIDENSVHNMNEMLMQLSHDPQINQEQRFEQQQRLRDAIFIHHN
- a CDS encoding helix-turn-helix domain-containing protein, whose amino-acid sequence is MNLPSPPIELISKALVRERQKSGLSLSELSRKAGIAKSTLSQLESGSGNPSIETLWALCVALDIPFARLIEEKQEAVTVIRHGEAIPVSAEHANYLAFLLSSAPADSRRDIYTVVAQPGRDRISEPHMHGVSEHIIIMSGRALVGPLDNPVELQVGDYIHYPGDEPHIMRALEPNTMAVMVIDKQN
- a CDS encoding AzlC family ABC transporter permease, which translates into the protein MLTSISSTLNHSTVKNIALVCFADLIVGISYGALALSQGFDWWVPLTLSILVLAGASEFLFIGVIFAGGSPLSAALAGLLVNSRHIPFSFATSDLTGKGAKSLLGFHIMNDESVVFGLAQETESEKRAAFWLCGIGILLCWPIGVVIGEVLGSFISDTHIYGMDAMFPAIILALSLPAFSDKRLRLTAIIGAVIAVATTPILPAGIPVLLALLSLVIYIRK
- a CDS encoding AzlD domain-containing protein; this encodes MTNNPWLIISGILLLAVGTYLMRASGALLRGRVVLSENSKVLFSAAAIVILFSVAATSTLFSGDEVSDWPKIVGVLVAGILTWFKKPFIIIVLSAAIVTALLRLI
- a CDS encoding YegP family protein encodes the protein MGYFELKKSTKDVAQPYYFVLKAANHEVIAKSEMYASKQSALKGIASVQKNGSSETIKDLTE
- a CDS encoding luciferase-like monooxygenase; the encoded protein is MSDKKIPLSLLDLAPIIEGSTAKEAFAHSLDIAQLAEKLGYHRYWLAEHHNMTGIASAATSVLIGYLAANTQSLRLGSGGVMLPNHSPLVIAEQFGTLNTLYPERIDLGIGRAPGSDQRTMQALRRHMNTDIDNFPQDVAQIVNWFDATNPDPVVRPVPGFGEKIPVWLLGSSLYSARLAAQMGLPFAFASHFAPDLLLQALDVYRANFQPSQRLSKPYAMVCINIIAADTQREAEFLFTSVQQAFVMLRRGQPSQLPAPVESMENIWSPAEEFGVQQALGMSLVGDKTKVRHGLETILRQTQADEIMVNGQIFDHQARLHSFELAMQVMNEIM
- a CDS encoding YkgJ family cysteine cluster protein gives rise to the protein MTNNVHILKTDPSDNPCVSCGACCAYFRVSFYWAEAESGGGIVPQHLTEQVTPFMSCMQGTNQKQNTRCKALEGTIGECVSCSIYAQRPTPCREFEQSWQDGIYNEACDRARAAHGLPPLEPHQPQIAC
- a CDS encoding L-cystine transporter — translated: MNIPLIINVLGFVALLILLAKLGAKGWSLSKKVLVGLVFGVAYGVVLHLVYGSGHQTVKDSILWFNIVGNGYVQLLQMVIMPLVFASILSAVARLHKASSLGKISFLTIGTLLFTTAIAALVGILIANVFGLTAEGLVQGQSETARLSAIESNYIGKVSDLTVPQLILSFIPKNPFADLTGANPTSIISVVIFAAFLGVAALQLFKDDKERGEKALAAIDVMQAWAMKLVRLVMRLTPYGVMALMIKVVASSNLHDIINLGTFVIASYVALGIMFVVHGILVATTGLNPIKFFKKAGPVLTFAFTSRSSAASIPLNIETQTRRFGIPESIASFSASFGATIGQNGCAGIYPAMLAVMVAPTMGINPFDPLWIATLVGIVTISSAGVAGVGGGATFAALIVLPAMGLPVTLVALLISVEPLIDMGRTALNVSGSMTAGTVTSQLMGETDKAIFNQNDDADLKHV